The nucleotide window GCAGGGCGATGTCGGGCACCTTCGGGACCGATGCGCCAGCGACCGTGGCGACATCGATCGCGGCGTCCTCCTCCGCCGACTCGCCGGCGAGACGTCGCCGCAGCTCGCGTTCAGCCTTCTCCTCGCGGGCCTGACGCAGACCCTGGATGATCCCCCCGGGGTTGCGTGCCACCGTGAATATCAGCAGCACCGACCCGAGGATGGGCGCCCACGCCTCCAACCGCAGCGATGCCAGCGACGACGGCAGGATGCGGGTGAGTATCACGAAGAGGATGGCGGCCACGACCGCGCCGACCCGCGAGCCCAGCCCGCCGACCACGACGATGATGACGAACAGCAAGGAGAGATCGAAGCTGAACTCGGTGGACTGGAAGCTGCCGATGGCGCCCGCGAACACAGCGCCGCCCATGCCGGCGAAGGCGCCCGACAGGACGAAGGCGATCAGCTTCGTGCGGGTCACGTCGACGCCGTAGCTGGCTGCGACCTCCTCGTCCTCCTTGACGGCGTGGAACGCGCGGCCGAGACGCGAACCGGCGATCTGGCGGTCGAGGATCCAGACGAGGGCCAGCACGAGCCCGGCGTAGACGTAGTAGTCGGCGTGCTCGGCCAGCCACGGGTGCCGCTCGTGCACCGCTCCGGATGCTGCGCCGGTGAGCCACGGCTGCTGGAACACGAACCCCTGGATGCCCACGCCCGCCGCGAGCGTGGCGATGGCGAGGAGCAGTCCGCGGAGGCGCACCGCCGGGAGACCGACGACGAACGTGACCAGGGCGCCGATGGCGGCGGCGAAGAGCAGGTCGAGCGGCTGTGGCAGGTCCCATCGCCCCGTGACCGTCGCCGCGGAATACGCCCCGACGCCCAGGAACGCCGCGTGGCCGAGCGAGATCTGACCCGAGTAGCCCATCAACAGGTTGAGGCTCAGAGCCACCGTGGCGAAGGCGAGTCCGATGGCGAGGTTCAGGGCGCGTGCCGTCGGCATCAGATCGGGTGCGACCCGCGCGAGGATAGGCACGATCGCGATGAGGAGCACGACGATCGCCGCGCGGATGATGGGATCACCGCCACGGGAGGGCGAACTCGCCGCCTGGGTCGAGGCACGGTCGTCGAACGGCAACTCGAGGACCTCGGTGTCGTTGCTCACGCCGCTGCCTCCTTCCCCATCATGCCTCGGGGCCGCAGCACCAGGACCGCGAGCACGAGCAGCATGAGCACGAACTCCGCGAGGCCGGGCGGTGTGCGATCGACGAAGGGGAGCGTGTCGGCCTGCCGGATCGCGGCTTCGATCAAGCCGACGCTCACGCCGCCGATCACGGCGCCGGGCAGGCTGGTCAGTCCACCGAGCAAGGCCGCGGCGAGGCCGCGGACGAACCACGTCGTCATCGTGAACGGCTGGAACTGGGGGATGGCGCTGATGGTGAGGATCCCCGCCAGCGCCCCGAGTGCGAAGGCCGACGTCCACGTGAACGCGCTGATGCGTGACAGGCGCACACCCATCAGCCGCAGCGTCGAGGGATCCTCCGCGGCAGCGAGCATGCCCAGACCCAGCGTCGTGCGGCGGAGCAACAGCCACAGGGCGATGGCCAACATCGCGGCCGCGGCCAGGGCGAGCACCTGGACCGCGCTGATGACGACGCCGGCCACCGTGATGCTGCCGTCGACGAGGTCGGGCGGGAAGCGTGGACTCACCCGCCAGAACACGATGGGGAGGAACCCCATGATGGACATCAACCCCAGCGTGGCGACCGTCAGCGACAAGCGCGGCCCGTCGAGCATCGGGCGCACGACGAAGCGTTCGAACACCAGTCCGACCACGATCAGGGCGGCGATCCCGAACACCGCGGTCGCCCATCCCGGTAGCCCCGTCGTATCGTGCAGCCACCACGACAGGTACATCGCGAAGGTGCCGGCCTCGGCCTGAGCGAAGTTGAGCACCCGCGTCGTCTGGTACACGAGCACCAGGCCGATCGCGAGGAGCGCGTAGATGGCGCCGCTGGACAGACCCAGCACGACGATCTCCCCGAGCGTGCGCACGCTGCTCCTCCTTCGACCTCGGCCCGAAGGCTTGACACCTGACAGGTGATTCAGGTTACATCTTTACCGGAGAGGGCCCGCCGGGTCAAGGACACACCAGGGGAGGCCACCATGGCCGCGCAGCGCTACGAGCGACTGCTCGCGATCGTCACCTCGTTCCTGCTGATCGTCGGCGTCGCCGCGGTCGCCGAGGGCGAGATCGGCGCGCGTGACTTCACACCCGAGATCGACGACGTCGCCGCGCCCGCGACCGAGGGGCCTGCCGACGTCGGCAGCGAGGGCCCGGTCGACACGCCGTCCGAAGCCGCGAGCCCGAGCCCCGCACCCGCTGGCGTGTCCTCGCCCGGTCCCACCACGAGGAGGTCGCCCGCCACCACCAGCGGCCCCGACCCCCAGCCCACGACCGCCACGGCCGGTGAGCAGCCGACGACGCAGCCGTCGAGCCAGCCCACGCCGACGCCCACCACGCAACCACCGCCACCGCCGCCGAGCCCCACCCCTCAGTGGCCGTCCTCGGGTCTCTACAGCGCCGACGAGGCACGGATCGGCATCACCGACACGACGCTCCGGCTCTGCATGCACGCGGCGTTCCTCCTCGGGCCGGTGTTCGACAACCGCCCCGAGGACGAGGACGTGTACTGGCGCTGGCTGAACGACCAGGGCGGCGTGCACGGCCGCCAGGTCGAGATCACCTTCACCGACGACCAGTACACGGCCGCCGGAGCGGCGCAGGCGGCGGCGGAGTGCGACGACCGCGATCCGTTCCTCATGCTCGGCGGCGTCGGCTTCGATCAGACGCCGACCGTGCGCAACTACGCCGAGACGCACGGCATCCCTTACGTGCACACGATGGCGGTGGAGGCCGACCCGGCGAAGCTCGACCACAGCCACACCGGCTCGCCGACGATCGAGCAGGTGGGCCGCTTCGTCGCGCAGCGGGTCGCAGCCAAGCACCCCAACAAGCGCATCGGCGTGATCTGGGTCAACTCCGAGAACTGGAAGGCTGGCCGCGACTCGTTCCTCGACGAGCTGGAGCGACTCGGCAAGGCCGACAACGTCACCTACGACCAGGACATCCCGAACAACAACGAGCAGTTCACGCCCTACATCATCGACATGCGCGACAAGGTCGACGTGCTGTACTTCCACGCCAACGCGCTCGCCATGGCGCGCTTCTTCAACGAGGCCGACCAGCAGGGCTTCTACCCGCACGTGATCGGCGAGGACGGCTTCAACCTCGTGACCGACACCGCGGGTCAGGCGATGCGCGAGTTCCCCTCGGCCGAGGTGGTCTGGATCACGCCCGCGTACGACCCCTCCGACACCTCCACGCCGTACTACGACGAGGTCCAGCGGATGCAGCAGGCGTACGCTCAGTACCGGCCCCGCAAGACACCCAACGATGTCGACTGGATGTTCTGGCTCGCGTTCAAGCAGATCCACCGGATGCTCGAGGACTGCGGGCGCCAGTGCGACCGCAACATCCTCACCGGCATGATCCAGAGCGGCTACTCGGCCACCGTCGATCCGATGTGCAACGTCGACTTCAGCCGTGGAGGCGGGCACTTCGGCGGCCACCTCGTCAACCTCTACAGCTCGGTGCCGAAGGGCGACACGTCCGTCTGGAAGCAGTCCGCGACCTGCGTCAGCAGGTTCTGAGGTGCACCGCGTCCGGATCGCAGCGGTGACGGCCGCGGCTGCCGTCGGGCTGCTCGTCCCTGGCGTGACGCACGCCGACCACGTCCCGGGGCACGGAGCGCCCAACCAGGGGCCCGCACCGAACGAGTTCGCGGACGACTTCGAGCCGCCCCTCGACGCCGAACAGGGCTACCCCATCGGCGGCTTCGGAGGCCTCGACCGTGGCGCTCCGACCGAGCGCCTACCGGTGATCCTCGTCCACGGCAACACCGAGACTCACGACTTCTGGCAGCGGTCCGAGAGCCCACCCACGATCGTCAACGTGCGCCAGCGCCTGCTGGATGCGGGCTACTCCGAGCAGGACGTCTGGGCGCTCAGCTACGACGGCGCCGCGGGCTGCTCCACGACCGGTTGCGGGACCGCGAACGACGTCAACGTCCCCGACCTCGCGGCCTTCCTCGACGCGGTGCTCGACTACACCGGGGCTCCTGGGTTCGACATCGTGGCCCACTCGCTCGGGGTGACCGTGACGCGCAAGACGCTGCAACAGCGCCCCGACCTGTTCGCGAAGGCCGACGACCTCGTGCTCATCGCGGGCGCCAACCACGGCACGAGCGTGTGCCGCGGCATCGAGGACACGTGGTGGGGGTGCGACGAGATCGCGCCCGGCACCGCGTGGCTCGACGAGCTCAACGGTGACGACGAGACCCCCGACGGACCGACGTACACGACCATCTACGACGGCAGTGGCGTCGCCGACCAGTTCTACGTCAACGGCGGAGCGTTCGACGACAGCCAGAGCCCACGCCTCGAAGGTGCCGAGAACATCCAGCTCCCCGGCACCGCCCACAACACGCTCGCACGGGGAGAGGAACCGTTCGGCATCTACCTGCCGATCCTCCAGAGCGACGAGCTGGAGCCGACGCGGCGTGGTGGCCCGCCACCGCACGCTGGGCCGCCGCCGCGCGTCGAGCCCCCGCCGCGGGCCGGACCGTCCGACGCGACGCCTTCCGCCGCGGACCTTCCCACGACCGGGGCGGGGCTCACGACCGCAACCATCGCGCTGCCGCTGGTGGCGATCAGGAGGCGTCGCCGTGGGTGATGTGCACTTCGTCGACAACGAGGGGGTGCGCATCGCCTACGAGGTCGACGGAGCCTCCGGCCCCTGGCTCGTGCTCCAGCACGGCCTCGGCTACGACCGGCGGGACTGGGGCGTGATCCTCGAGCCGCTCATGGCCGCCTGTCGCGTGGTGCGTCTCGACACGCGCGGCATGGGCGACAGTGACGCGCCCACGATGCCGTGGACCGTCGGTGACATGGCGGACGACCTGCGTGCGGTCCTCGACGACGCGGACATCGACCGCGCGACCATCGTCGGGACCAGCCTCGGTGGTGCCGTGGTGCAGGAGTTCGCGTGCCGCCACCCCGAACGCGTCGAGCGGCTGATCCTCACGGCGCCGCTGATCGCCGATCGAGCGCTGTACCCCGAGTCCGCGGTGTCGCGGACCACGGACCATGCGCTGGTCGACGGCCGCGCCGGGCTCTGTGCGCTCCTCGCCGGTGCCGACCCCGCCGAGGTCATCGATCCCGACCAGGTGCGTCGCAACGTCGCCGCCGCGCTGTCACCGGCCACCGTGCGCGAGCGCCCCGAACTCGTCGACCGGATCGTCGCGCACCGCGCTGCCAAGCCGTTCACCCCAGCCGGATGGATGGGTCAGGACTTCGCGGGCAGCGGGTACCGCTACACCGCGCAGTTGCACGACTTCGACGTCCCGATCCTCGTGATCCAGGGCACCGACGACCGCGTCGTCAACCCGGCGGTGGCGGACGTGCTCGAGGAGCGGTGGCCCGACGCCCACGTCGTTCGTCTCGACGGGCGCGGTCACCTGCCGCACTGGGAGGACCCTGACCGGATGGCGTCGTTGCTGACGACCTGGGCGGTGTCGGGGGAGGTCGCGTCGTGACTGACCGACTCACCCCCCAGGCCGGCAACGCCGGCCCCTCCCCCCTCCAGGGGGGAGGCGCGACTGACCGACTCACCGCCCAGGCCGGCAACGCCGGCCCCTCCCCCCTCCAGGGGGGAGGCATGGCTGAACTCCACACCGTCGGACGCATGCTCCGTCACCGCGCACGCACGACCCCGGCGCGCACCGCGATCGACTTCGACGGTGTCGCCACGACCTACCGCGAACTCGACGAGCGCTCCGAGCGGCTCGCAGCCGGGCTGCTCGACCGGGGCTTGACCCGCGGGGACCGCGTCGCGACGCTGACGACCAACAGCCCCGAGCACGTCGTGGTGTTCTGGGCCTGCGCCAAGGCGGGGCTGATCCTGCTCCCGCTCAACTGGCGGCTGACCGCTCCCGAGCTTGCGTACCAGCTCGACGACGCCGAGCCGCAGCTGCTCCTGGTCCAGCCTCGGCACGAGGAGCTGGCCGCGCAGGCGCTCGCTGGGGAGAGGGCCGATCCGCGCGTGCTCGAGCTCTCGGCCAGCGGACTGGAGCGGCTCGCGGTCACCGGTGATGTGCTCGGGGCGGAGGTCGCCGACGACGACGGGCTGCTGCTGATCTACACGTCCGGCACGACCGGCAAGCCCAAGGGCGCGCTGCTCACCCACGCGAACACGTTCTGGACCAACCTCAGCCTCGACCTGACCGCCCCGCTGCGCTACGACGACGTCGTGCTCCAGATCCTCCCGCAGTTCCACGTCGGAGGGTGGAACGTCCAGGCGGTCCAGGCGTGGTGGAAGGGTGCGACGGTCGTGCTCGAGGAGGGCTTCGACGCCGCGCGCGTCCTCGACCTGATCGGCCGTGAGCGCATCACCGCGATGATGGGCGTCCCCGCGAACTACCTCTTCCTCGCCGAGCATCCAGCGTTCGCTGATGCCGACCTGACGTCGCTGCGTCTGGCGATCGTGGGTGGTGCCCCGATGCCGGAGGCGCTCCTGCGAACCTGGCAGGAACGCGGCGTCGCCATCGCGCAGGGCTACGGACTGACCGAAGCGGCACCCAACGTCCTGTGCCTGCCACCGGAGGACGCGACGAGCCGGATCGGGTTCGCAGGCAAGCCCTACCTGCACGTCGAGGTGGCGTTGCGCGACGTCGCGACGGGACGGCTGCTCCTCGGTCCCGGGGAGGGCGAGGTCCTGGTCCGTGGACCTAACGTCTTCGCGGGGTACTGGCGCGACGCGGAGGCGACGGGTGCCGCCCTCGTCGATGGCTGGCTCGTCACCGGCGACATCGCGCAACGCGACGCGGAGGGCTTCTACCGCATCTGCGACCGTACGAAGGACATGCTGATCTCGGGCGGCGAGAACGTCTACCCCGCGGAGGTCGAGTCGGTCCTGCACGAGCACGACGCCGTCGTCGAGGCGGCGGTCATCGGCGTGCCCGACGACCGGTGGGGCGAGGTCGGGCTCGCCGTCGTGGTCCTGCGTCGCGATGTCACTGAGGACGAGCTGCTCAGCCACTGTCGGGAACGGCTGGCGGCGTACAAGGTCCCCAAGCACGTACGCGTCGTCGACGCGCTCCCGCGGTCCTCGATGGACAAGGTGCGCAAGGACGAGCTGCGTGAGCGCTACGCCCCGGAGGTTGCGACGTGACTGCACTCGTGACCGGTGCCGCCGGCTTCCTCGGTCGCGCCCTCGTCCGCCGGCTGCGCGAGGACGACCGTCAGGTCGTGGCGTTCGACGTCGCTACTGGCGTGCACGAGCTGGCGGAGATCGGAGCGACCACGGAGCAGGGCGACCTCGGCCGCTGGAACGATCTGCTGGACGTCGTGACCGCCTACGGCCCCGAGGTGGTCTTCCACTGCGGGGCGCTGCTGTCCGCAGCCGCCGAGGCGGATCCCACCGCCGCGTACGAGGCCAACGCGACCGGCACCCACAACCTGCTCGAGATCGCGAGGACCGTCGGCATCGATCGCATCGTGTTCACCTCCACGATGGCCACGTTCGGCCGCGGCGCGGGCGACCCCGTGGCCGACGACGCACCGCAGTGGCCCACGACGATCTACGGCGCCACGAAGGTCTTCGGGGAGCGGCTGGTCGAGTACCACCACCTCCGCTACGGCACCGATGTGCGTGCGCTGCGGTTCCCGTCGATCGTCGGAACGGGGCGTGGAGGCAGCGGGGCGAGCGGCTACTCGAGCATGGTGTTCGACGCGGCCGCCCACGGGGCGCCGTACCAGCTCTACGTCGGACCCGACACGCGTTGCCAGCTCCTGCACGTCGACGACGCGGTCGCGGCGCTGCTGGCCCTCGCTGAGGCTGCGCCCGAGCGGCTGTCGCGCCGGATCTACAACATCGGCGGCATCGCCCCCACGGCGCAGGAACTGGTCGAGGCCATCCGCCGCGTCCTGCCCGAGGCCCGCCTCGGCTACGAACCCGATCCCGAGCTCGAGGCGATCGTGGGCTCGTGGCCGCTGCGCCTCGACGACCGCAACGCGCACCGGGACTGGGGCTGGAAGCTGGGTCTCGATCTCGACGGCATCGTCGCGCGGTTCGTCGCCGACGCTCGGACCGAGGTGGCACCGTGACCGCAGCCGAGTTCCCGACGTCGGAGCACGGACCGTCCCACACCGGCGTGGACGGCAAGCAGCTCACGAGCCGCGGCGAGGCCACGAGGCACCGGGTGCTCGAGGCCGCGGAGTCCGTGTTCGCCGATCTGGGCTACCACGAGGCGTCGATCGTGAAGATCACCGAAGCCGCGGGCGTCGCCCAGGGCACCTTCTACCTGTACTTCGAGAGCAAGCAGCAGGTCTTCGACGAGCTCGTGGTCGATCTGAACCGGCGCGTCCGCCACGCCATGACGGAGGGGTCGCGGGGCGCATCGTCCCGGGCCGAGGCCGAGCGCCTGGGGTTCCGTGCGTTCTTCCGCTTCACCGCCGAGCACCCGGCCCTGTACCGGGTCATCCGCCAGGCCGAGTTCGTCTCCCCCCGAGCGCTCCACTACCACTACAGCCGCATCGCTGCGGGCTACATCGCCAACCTGCGCGGCGCGATGGACGCGGGCGAGATCGCGGAGGCCGATCCCGAGGCGCTGGCGTGGGCACTCATGGGGGTCGGAGAGCTCATCGGCATGCGCTGGATCCTGTGGAACGCTCTCGCTGGCGGCGACGCTCCATCCCCCGATCCGTCGGATCCCGTCCCTGACGAGGTGCTCGACACGATCTTCGAGTTCATCAGCCGTGGTCTGGGAGCCGGATCGTGACGCGCGTCGGCATCACGGCGATCGCCCACCACCTGCCCGAGCGCTGGATGCCGGCCAGCGAGCTCGCCGAGCTGAGCGGCATCCCCGAGCGTGTCCTGATCGACAAGTTCGGGCTCCGTGGCAAGCACATCGCGGCCGCGGACGAGCACGTCTCCGATCTCGCGGTCGCAGCCGGGCGGGCGCTGTTCGAGGAGCACGTCGTCGATCCGGCGAGCGTGGACGCCGTCGTGTACTTCGGCTCGACGTGGAAGGACCATCCCGTCTGGCACGCGGCACCCCACATCGCCCACCGCCTCGGCTGCACGCGCGCGTTCGCGCTCGAGCTCGACTACGTCTCGTGCGGCACGCCCGTGGCGCTGCGCGTCTGTCGCGACCTGCTGCGAGCCGAGGACGACATCGAGACCGTGCTGGCCGTCGCGGCGTGTCGCGAGTCGGCACTGCTCGACTACCGCAACGAGCGCGCACGGTTCATGTTCAACTTCGCCGACGGGGCCGTGGCGTCGCTGCTGTCCAAGGACGCGTCGCGCAACGAGCTCCTCGGTTGCCACATGATCACCGACGGATCGTTCTCCCTCGACGTCAAGGTCCCGGCCGGTGGCAGCGTCGAGCCAGCCAGTCACGCCTCGGTGGCCGCACACCGCCACAGCCTCGACGTCGCGGAAACCGCGTCGATGAAGGAGCGTCTCGACCCGGTCACGCTGCCCAACTTCGTCGCCGCGGCGGAGGGCGCCCTCAAGCGCTCCGGTGCCACGCTCGAGGACGTCGGCTACGTCTGTGGCATCCACATGAAGCGGTCGATGCACCAGGACCTGCTGGATGCGCTGGGGGTGCCCCCCCAACGAGCCGCCTACCTCGACGACACCGGGCACATGAGCGGTGTCGATCCGCTGCTCGCACTCGACCGAGCCGTGCGTGCTGGCGACGTCGTCGATGGTGATCTCGTGCTGCTGATCGCTGCGGGCACCGGGTACACCTGGGCGGCATCAGTGGTCCGCTGGGGCGCCGCGGTGTGATGCGGTGGACCCTCGGTCGGGGACGCCTCTGACATCCGTGGGTCACTGCGGGCTACACCGTCACCGTCCACCGCGGGGAGACACGACGTGTTCGATGAAGCTCTCGTCCGGTTCGCCGTCGCCGCCGTCCTCGCCGCCGTCATCGGTGTCGACCGCGAGCTGCGGTCGAAGCCGGCCGGACTACGGACGAACATCGTCGTGGGCGTCGCAGCCGCGGCCTTCACGTACACGGGGTCGGAGCTGTTCCAGGGCGGCGATCCGACGCGGGTGTCCTCGCAGATCGTGTCCGGGATCGGCTTCCTCGGTGGTGGCGCCATCTTCGCCGCGGGCAGTGAGCCCCGCGGCCTCACCACCGCCGCAGCGCTATGGGGGTCGGCCTCGATCGGCGTCGCTGCCGGCTTGGGCAACTACGCGGTCGCTGTCGCGATCGTCCTGGTGACCGTCGTCGCCTTGATCCCGCTCGACCTCACCGTCGCTCGTCTGCTGAAGACCCGGTCCCGACAGATCGTCCGGTACCAGATCGTCGTGCCGGACAGCGGGGCGCTCGCCTCGGTCGTGGACCTGGTGGAGCAGCGTGGCTTCGGTCAGCACCCGACCGAGCTCACGACGCTGCAGGATCGGCTGCTCCTCGATGTCCGCGTGGAGGGGTCACGCGACGATCTCGATGGACTGACGACGGCGCTGCGCGAGCGTCCCGACCTGGTCGTCGTCACGAACCGGGCAGCGGACGCCCCGGCGTCCTGAGGGCGGGGCCGTCAGCATCGACGGGACGAGCGAGATCCGCATCGGCGAGCCACCCCCTGGTGGACGGACCGACCGGTGCCGCCGCCAGTGCGGCGAGATCGCCGACCGTGTCGACGTCGAGCTCGGTACCCGGACGGTCGATCCGTCGACTCGTCACTCCCGCGTTGCGTGCCAGCTCGAGGTGACGCACGGCCGAGTCGGGTCCGTAGGCGGTCGTGATCACCTCGCCAGGTACGCGCAGCAGCACCGCGGTGCCGCCGTCGGCCGTCGGCGCGACGACGACCGGCGCCTCGTCGGCGAGGACGGCGTTCACGTCGGCTGACTGAAGGCAGGGCAGGTCCGCGACGACCACGACGATACGTG belongs to Actinomycetota bacterium and includes:
- a CDS encoding branched-chain amino acid ABC transporter ATP-binding protein/permease produces the protein MSNDTEVLELPFDDRASTQAASSPSRGGDPIIRAAIVVLLIAIVPILARVAPDLMPTARALNLAIGLAFATVALSLNLLMGYSGQISLGHAAFLGVGAYSAATVTGRWDLPQPLDLLFAAAIGALVTFVVGLPAVRLRGLLLAIATLAAGVGIQGFVFQQPWLTGAASGAVHERHPWLAEHADYYVYAGLVLALVWILDRQIAGSRLGRAFHAVKEDEEVAASYGVDVTRTKLIAFVLSGAFAGMGGAVFAGAIGSFQSTEFSFDLSLLFVIIVVVGGLGSRVGAVVAAILFVILTRILPSSLASLRLEAWAPILGSVLLIFTVARNPGGIIQGLRQAREEKAERELRRRLAGESAEEDAAIDVATVAGASVPKVPDIALHGRGATPPGEVLLSVRDVERSFGGLHVLQGVDLDVRAGTVTGLIGPNGAGKSTLFNIISGFLEPDAGHIWFRGRDITYLAPHTRTRLGIGRTFQLLGLVQDQTVLDNFLLAQQPLATYGDLDAIVGGGHVKAIEVQMRERADEAVEALGFGDVAHKRVADLSHGQKRIVELGCALVTGPELLLLDEPSAGMAPAAAESLAERLAAIRDTLGRTVLLIEHHLPIVQDVCDATYVLHQGRTLTWGPTERVLASPAVVGAYLGEEAAAETTEVA
- a CDS encoding branched-chain amino acid ABC transporter permease; this encodes MRTLGEIVVLGLSSGAIYALLAIGLVLVYQTTRVLNFAQAEAGTFAMYLSWWLHDTTGLPGWATAVFGIAALIVVGLVFERFVVRPMLDGPRLSLTVATLGLMSIMGFLPIVFWRVSPRFPPDLVDGSITVAGVVISAVQVLALAAAAMLAIALWLLLRRTTLGLGMLAAAEDPSTLRLMGVRLSRISAFTWTSAFALGALAGILTISAIPQFQPFTMTTWFVRGLAAALLGGLTSLPGAVIGGVSVGLIEAAIRQADTLPFVDRTPPGLAEFVLMLLVLAVLVLRPRGMMGKEAAA
- a CDS encoding ABC transporter substrate-binding protein, encoding MAAQRYERLLAIVTSFLLIVGVAAVAEGEIGARDFTPEIDDVAAPATEGPADVGSEGPVDTPSEAASPSPAPAGVSSPGPTTRRSPATTSGPDPQPTTATAGEQPTTQPSSQPTPTPTTQPPPPPPSPTPQWPSSGLYSADEARIGITDTTLRLCMHAAFLLGPVFDNRPEDEDVYWRWLNDQGGVHGRQVEITFTDDQYTAAGAAQAAAECDDRDPFLMLGGVGFDQTPTVRNYAETHGIPYVHTMAVEADPAKLDHSHTGSPTIEQVGRFVAQRVAAKHPNKRIGVIWVNSENWKAGRDSFLDELERLGKADNVTYDQDIPNNNEQFTPYIIDMRDKVDVLYFHANALAMARFFNEADQQGFYPHVIGEDGFNLVTDTAGQAMREFPSAEVVWITPAYDPSDTSTPYYDEVQRMQQAYAQYRPRKTPNDVDWMFWLAFKQIHRMLEDCGRQCDRNILTGMIQSGYSATVDPMCNVDFSRGGGHFGGHLVNLYSSVPKGDTSVWKQSATCVSRF
- a CDS encoding alpha/beta hydrolase, with protein sequence MGDVHFVDNEGVRIAYEVDGASGPWLVLQHGLGYDRRDWGVILEPLMAACRVVRLDTRGMGDSDAPTMPWTVGDMADDLRAVLDDADIDRATIVGTSLGGAVVQEFACRHPERVERLILTAPLIADRALYPESAVSRTTDHALVDGRAGLCALLAGADPAEVIDPDQVRRNVAAALSPATVRERPELVDRIVAHRAAKPFTPAGWMGQDFAGSGYRYTAQLHDFDVPILVIQGTDDRVVNPAVADVLEERWPDAHVVRLDGRGHLPHWEDPDRMASLLTTWAVSGEVAS
- a CDS encoding long-chain fatty acid--CoA ligase, yielding MAELHTVGRMLRHRARTTPARTAIDFDGVATTYRELDERSERLAAGLLDRGLTRGDRVATLTTNSPEHVVVFWACAKAGLILLPLNWRLTAPELAYQLDDAEPQLLLVQPRHEELAAQALAGERADPRVLELSASGLERLAVTGDVLGAEVADDDGLLLIYTSGTTGKPKGALLTHANTFWTNLSLDLTAPLRYDDVVLQILPQFHVGGWNVQAVQAWWKGATVVLEEGFDAARVLDLIGRERITAMMGVPANYLFLAEHPAFADADLTSLRLAIVGGAPMPEALLRTWQERGVAIAQGYGLTEAAPNVLCLPPEDATSRIGFAGKPYLHVEVALRDVATGRLLLGPGEGEVLVRGPNVFAGYWRDAEATGAALVDGWLVTGDIAQRDAEGFYRICDRTKDMLISGGENVYPAEVESVLHEHDAVVEAAVIGVPDDRWGEVGLAVVVLRRDVTEDELLSHCRERLAAYKVPKHVRVVDALPRSSMDKVRKDELRERYAPEVAT
- a CDS encoding NAD-dependent epimerase/dehydratase family protein — protein: MTALVTGAAGFLGRALVRRLREDDRQVVAFDVATGVHELAEIGATTEQGDLGRWNDLLDVVTAYGPEVVFHCGALLSAAAEADPTAAYEANATGTHNLLEIARTVGIDRIVFTSTMATFGRGAGDPVADDAPQWPTTIYGATKVFGERLVEYHHLRYGTDVRALRFPSIVGTGRGGSGASGYSSMVFDAAAHGAPYQLYVGPDTRCQLLHVDDAVAALLALAEAAPERLSRRIYNIGGIAPTAQELVEAIRRVLPEARLGYEPDPELEAIVGSWPLRLDDRNAHRDWGWKLGLDLDGIVARFVADARTEVAP
- a CDS encoding TetR/AcrR family transcriptional regulator, translated to MDGKQLTSRGEATRHRVLEAAESVFADLGYHEASIVKITEAAGVAQGTFYLYFESKQQVFDELVVDLNRRVRHAMTEGSRGASSRAEAERLGFRAFFRFTAEHPALYRVIRQAEFVSPRALHYHYSRIAAGYIANLRGAMDAGEIAEADPEALAWALMGVGELIGMRWILWNALAGGDAPSPDPSDPVPDEVLDTIFEFISRGLGAGS
- a CDS encoding 3-oxoacyl-ACP synthase, with the translated sequence MPASELAELSGIPERVLIDKFGLRGKHIAAADEHVSDLAVAAGRALFEEHVVDPASVDAVVYFGSTWKDHPVWHAAPHIAHRLGCTRAFALELDYVSCGTPVALRVCRDLLRAEDDIETVLAVAACRESALLDYRNERARFMFNFADGAVASLLSKDASRNELLGCHMITDGSFSLDVKVPAGGSVEPASHASVAAHRHSLDVAETASMKERLDPVTLPNFVAAAEGALKRSGATLEDVGYVCGIHMKRSMHQDLLDALGVPPQRAAYLDDTGHMSGVDPLLALDRAVRAGDVVDGDLVLLIAAGTGYTWAASVVRWGAAV
- a CDS encoding MgtC/SapB family protein, whose product is MFDEALVRFAVAAVLAAVIGVDRELRSKPAGLRTNIVVGVAAAAFTYTGSELFQGGDPTRVSSQIVSGIGFLGGGAIFAAGSEPRGLTTAAALWGSASIGVAAGLGNYAVAVAIVLVTVVALIPLDLTVARLLKTRSRQIVRYQIVVPDSGALASVVDLVEQRGFGQHPTELTTLQDRLLLDVRVEGSRDDLDGLTTALRERPDLVVVTNRAADAPAS
- the cofC gene encoding 2-phospho-L-lactate guanylyltransferase gives rise to the protein MTARTVALIPLRDPGSGKSRLAPALDRDERAALAEAMLADVVQALTDAVDDVVLLASGSQAAVAGQALGLDVLLDDVDTPGLNPALAVATRRLSPNAARIVVVVADLPCLQSADVNAVLADEAPVVVAPTADGGTAVLLRVPGEVITTAYGPDSAVRHLELARNAGVTSRRIDRPGTELDVDTVGDLAALAAAPVGPSTRGWLADADLARPVDADGPALRTPGRPLPGS